One Streptosporangium sp. NBC_01495 DNA window includes the following coding sequences:
- a CDS encoding hydantoinase/oxoprolinase family protein yields the protein MRSVRIGVDTGGTFTDVVAVDEQTGEITTTKTPSTPANPADGFMEGVRKVLRKAAGAEDVTMEVVSAVVHGTTVATNQLLEDRIADLGFVTTEGFEFILEIARQSVPDGYGNSYFWVKPPRIVPVHRVRTVGGRLDHTGAEVRPFDEEQAVAAARWFRDRGITAIGVCFLHSYANPAHELRMREVLEREHPDAVVSISCDVLREYREYERSVTTLVDAAVKPTMRRYIANLAERLEAASHARDADVRAYEGNADDAGGRIYERGVAGAAPSAADVTPGSAAVASSAPDVTQDVAAGVAVVASSAAGVARAGRGSGMPFSVMKSNGGVLSAAEVVHQPITTVLSGPAAGALGAALIAATAGHPSVITLDGGGTSTDVAVVVDGEPSLTTEGSIGRYPCKIPMIDIVTVGAGGGSVAWISPEGTLKVGPRSAGADPGPLCYGRGGTEVTVTDAHVFLGRVPPHLLGGEIPLDADAAREGIEALAGKIGLSPERTATGILEISAFNQSNAIRQITVKRGLDVRDFPMVAFGGSGPLLVCRLVDILGLPSVIIPPDPGNVSAFGLLTVDVKNDYVRTFVTRDLSLEAAEEIFGGLEGQAASALDREGFATGAHVYARSADLRYYGQAYEVRVPAPSGPLDEAWRAEVLDRFHTEHRRLYGYGYRDDPRHGVEWVNLRVSGIGPITRPVIGRRPHGDRRPEPAAFREVFYDEWGTVPIHRRPDLATGAEITGPAVIEEYGSTLPLHPGFTATMDEFGNLEVRRA from the coding sequence ATGCGCAGCGTCCGTATCGGGGTCGACACCGGAGGCACGTTCACCGACGTGGTCGCGGTGGACGAACAGACCGGTGAGATCACCACGACCAAGACTCCCTCCACCCCGGCCAACCCGGCCGACGGGTTCATGGAGGGGGTGCGGAAAGTCCTGCGGAAGGCGGCCGGTGCGGAGGACGTGACCATGGAGGTCGTGTCGGCCGTCGTGCACGGCACCACGGTCGCCACGAACCAGCTCCTCGAAGACCGCATCGCCGATTTGGGCTTCGTCACCACCGAGGGCTTCGAGTTCATCCTGGAGATCGCCCGCCAGAGCGTGCCGGACGGCTACGGCAACTCCTACTTCTGGGTGAAACCGCCCCGCATCGTCCCGGTGCACCGGGTCAGGACCGTCGGCGGCCGGCTGGACCACACCGGAGCCGAGGTACGGCCGTTCGACGAGGAACAGGCCGTCGCGGCGGCCCGGTGGTTCCGCGACCGTGGCATCACCGCGATCGGCGTGTGCTTCCTGCACTCGTACGCCAACCCCGCCCACGAGCTGCGCATGCGGGAGGTCCTCGAACGGGAGCACCCGGACGCCGTCGTCTCGATCTCGTGTGACGTGCTGCGCGAGTACCGCGAGTACGAGCGGTCGGTGACCACCCTGGTCGACGCGGCGGTCAAACCGACCATGCGCCGCTACATCGCCAACCTGGCCGAACGCCTGGAGGCGGCGAGCCACGCGCGGGACGCGGACGTCCGGGCGTACGAGGGGAACGCGGACGACGCGGGCGGCCGGATATACGAGAGGGGCGTCGCGGGCGCGGCGCCGTCCGCGGCGGATGTCACGCCGGGGAGCGCGGCGGTGGCGTCGTCCGCGCCGGATGTCACCCAGGATGTCGCGGCGGGTGTCGCGGTGGTGGCGTCGTCCGCGGCGGGTGTCGCGCGTGCGGGGAGGGGGAGCGGCATGCCGTTCTCCGTGATGAAGAGCAACGGTGGCGTGCTGTCCGCGGCCGAGGTCGTGCACCAGCCGATCACCACCGTGCTCTCGGGACCGGCCGCGGGCGCGCTCGGCGCCGCGCTGATCGCCGCCACCGCGGGCCACCCCTCGGTGATAACCCTGGACGGCGGCGGTACCTCGACCGACGTCGCGGTGGTCGTCGACGGGGAGCCGTCCCTGACCACCGAGGGCAGCATCGGACGCTACCCCTGCAAGATCCCGATGATCGACATCGTGACCGTCGGCGCGGGCGGCGGCTCCGTCGCGTGGATCTCACCCGAGGGCACGCTGAAGGTCGGGCCCAGATCGGCCGGGGCCGATCCAGGACCGCTCTGCTACGGCCGGGGCGGCACCGAGGTCACCGTCACCGACGCGCACGTCTTCCTCGGCAGGGTCCCCCCGCACCTGCTCGGCGGGGAGATCCCGCTCGACGCCGACGCCGCCCGAGAGGGGATCGAGGCGCTCGCGGGCAAGATAGGCCTGTCCCCCGAACGGACCGCGACGGGCATCCTGGAGATCAGCGCGTTCAACCAGTCGAACGCCATCCGCCAGATCACCGTCAAGCGCGGCCTGGACGTGCGCGACTTCCCCATGGTCGCCTTCGGCGGCTCGGGGCCGCTGCTGGTCTGCCGGTTGGTCGACATCCTCGGCCTGCCGTCGGTGATCATCCCGCCCGACCCGGGCAACGTCTCGGCCTTCGGTCTGCTCACCGTGGACGTCAAGAACGACTACGTGCGCACCTTCGTCACCCGCGACCTCTCCCTGGAGGCCGCCGAGGAGATCTTCGGCGGCCTGGAGGGGCAGGCCGCCTCGGCCCTGGACCGCGAGGGCTTCGCCACCGGCGCGCACGTCTACGCGCGCAGCGCCGACCTGCGCTACTACGGCCAGGCCTATGAGGTCAGGGTGCCCGCGCCCTCCGGCCCGCTGGACGAGGCCTGGCGGGCCGAGGTGCTGGACCGCTTTCACACCGAGCACCGCAGGCTCTACGGGTACGGCTACCGGGACGATCCCCGGCACGGCGTCGAGTGGGTCAACCTCCGCGTCTCCGGCATCGGCCCGATCACCCGCCCCGTCATCGGGCGCAGGCCCCACGGCGACCGGCGGCCCGAGCCCGCGGCCTTCCGCGAGGTCTTCTACGACGAGTGGGGCACCGTCCCCATCCACCGCCGCCCCGACCTGGCCACCGGAGCGGAGATCACCGGCCCGGCGGTCATCGAGGAGTACGGCTCCACCCTGCCGCTCCACCCCGGCTTCACCGCGACCATGGACGAGTTCGGAAACCTGGAGGTACGCCGTGCATGA
- a CDS encoding MarR family winged helix-turn-helix transcriptional regulator encodes MGITGKGPDLGMLTGQLMRAIQEELFQTLAERGHPDVSPRHGTVLAFLDPGGTRATDLSARSGQHKQIVGTITDELARLGYVTRQPDPADRRAKLIVPTDRALDEVAKARAILAAIEDRYEQALGADRYTAFKDTLQQITRHQRAWNEAATPKSGRS; translated from the coding sequence ATGGGCATCACCGGCAAAGGCCCAGACCTGGGCATGCTCACAGGTCAGCTCATGCGGGCCATTCAGGAGGAGCTGTTCCAGACCCTGGCTGAGCGGGGGCACCCCGACGTGAGCCCGCGGCACGGAACGGTCCTGGCCTTCCTCGACCCCGGCGGCACCCGCGCGACCGATCTGTCAGCCCGGTCCGGCCAGCACAAGCAGATCGTCGGCACGATCACCGACGAACTCGCCCGCCTCGGCTACGTCACCCGCCAACCCGACCCCGCCGACCGTCGCGCCAAGCTCATCGTCCCCACCGACCGCGCCCTGGACGAGGTCGCCAAAGCCCGCGCCATCCTCGCCGCGATCGAAGACCGCTACGAACAGGCCCTCGGCGCCGACCGGTACACCGCCTTCAAGGACACCCTCCAGCAGATCACCCGCCACCAACGCGCCTGGAACGAGGCCGCCACCCCGAAGTCGGGCAGATCGTGA
- a CDS encoding SRPBCC family protein — protein sequence MTKLLRLLVAPLSAAALLLTVFSTPARADTDPVLAAQWQIAWDTYRFYECLTAPLPITGRSQAKRDISIEINAPVEHVFDAYSNINNHLGMHSFLKRVVTHADRTEAGTRYVDFTAVEDIPIAGLPVTANTHAQQRIHRDDLYYETDTWTLPNVVTHQKIVFEDLGDGRTRVTEHLTFEASILLIDFTVTNGVSSHQATQAGLKAAIESGEL from the coding sequence GTGACGAAGCTCCTCCGGCTCCTCGTGGCGCCGCTGTCCGCCGCCGCTCTCCTTCTCACCGTGTTCTCCACCCCCGCCCGCGCCGACACCGACCCTGTGCTCGCCGCCCAGTGGCAGATCGCGTGGGACACCTACAGGTTCTACGAGTGCCTGACCGCTCCCCTCCCGATAACGGGACGCAGCCAGGCCAAGCGCGACATATCCATTGAGATCAACGCGCCGGTGGAGCACGTGTTCGACGCCTACTCGAACATCAACAACCACCTCGGCATGCACTCGTTCCTTAAGCGGGTCGTCACCCACGCCGACCGGACCGAGGCCGGGACGCGCTACGTCGACTTCACGGCCGTGGAGGACATCCCGATCGCCGGGCTGCCCGTCACCGCCAACACGCACGCGCAGCAGCGCATCCACCGCGACGACCTCTACTACGAGACCGACACCTGGACGCTGCCGAACGTCGTCACACACCAGAAGATCGTCTTTGAGGACCTGGGCGACGGGCGGACGCGCGTCACCGAGCATCTCACCTTCGAGGCGAGCATCCTGCTCATCGACTTCACCGTGACGAACGGCGTCTCCTCCCACCAGGCGACGCAGGCGGGCCTCAAGGCGGCCATCGAGAGCGGCGAGCTCTGA
- a CDS encoding ATP-binding protein: MRPFTVLALCVVAVPFPRPRPRRASWPLFPVPASVPRARWLIGDRLAQWGIDGQGEIARLLTSELVTNALRHAWGPIRLTVSYRDGTLRCEVGDANPALPSPRDARDDDEGGRGLQLIDMLSDHWGSDRTPMGKVSWFELAAPAHPDGTAA, translated from the coding sequence ATGAGGCCGTTCACCGTTCTCGCCCTCTGCGTGGTCGCCGTCCCGTTCCCTCGGCCCCGTCCCAGGAGGGCGTCCTGGCCGCTCTTCCCCGTCCCGGCCTCGGTTCCCAGGGCTCGGTGGCTGATCGGCGACCGGTTGGCCCAGTGGGGGATCGACGGGCAGGGCGAGATCGCCCGGTTGCTCACCAGCGAGCTCGTCACCAACGCGCTGCGCCACGCGTGGGGACCGATCCGGCTCACCGTCTCCTACCGGGACGGAACGCTGCGCTGCGAGGTGGGTGACGCCAATCCGGCCCTGCCCAGCCCGCGCGACGCCCGCGATGACGACGAGGGAGGGCGCGGGCTGCAGCTGATCGACATGCTTTCCGACCACTGGGGCAGTGACCGCACGCCCATGGGAAAGGTCAGCTGGTTCGAGCTGGCCGCCCCCGCGCATCCCGACGGTACGGCGGCCTGA
- a CDS encoding GntR family transcriptional regulator, which translates to MLTLIEFRLDRGSGVATYLQLVHQVRHALRLGVLRPGDRLPTAREVVAQLAINPNTVLKAYRELEREGLVSGRPGQGTFVERSLGQTSMGDRARLRADLVRWVRDGRQAGLDLEDLEALVASVLTDLSGESRGEIA; encoded by the coding sequence GTGCTGACGTTGATCGAATTCCGCCTCGACCGGGGTTCGGGGGTGGCGACGTACCTCCAGCTGGTTCACCAGGTCCGGCACGCGCTGCGGCTCGGCGTGCTGCGGCCGGGTGACCGGCTGCCGACGGCCAGGGAGGTCGTGGCCCAGCTGGCGATCAATCCGAACACGGTGCTGAAGGCGTACCGCGAACTGGAGCGTGAGGGCCTGGTCAGCGGGCGGCCGGGGCAGGGCACGTTCGTGGAGCGGTCGCTGGGCCAGACCTCCATGGGCGACCGCGCGCGGTTGCGCGCCGACCTGGTGCGCTGGGTGCGCGACGGACGCCAGGCGGGCCTGGACCTGGAGGATCTGGAGGCGCTGGTCGCCTCCGTCCTGACCGACCTCTCCGGCGAGTCCCGTGGGGAGATCGCGTGA
- a CDS encoding hydantoinase B/oxoprolinase family protein, which translates to MSAQRTRRGEGSATTDGRPVSVADPVLVEIVEGTLASVEMEVETAIARTARSPMIRDAHDFRAGIHDVRLRKLTGRSYSALVQPIVRDFPIGEMKPGDVFFHNDVYLSEGGIGHLPDLCVTVPVFHDGQVVAFVQAFGHHDDIGGAVPGSMPSNARSVFEEGLMVPPIKLWDEGVPNRAALTIMTRNSRMPDSLAGDLDAECSACLMGARRLGELFDRYGREAVEACFDAIISNTTETFRRELLAKIPEGTHVWEDYAEHDGVDEPRLHTQRMTLTVDHSAEVPLVIDFTGTSPQAKGPINHAGDYADGVFLKKWLAPILRNLADTPERMAELDVNEGVVPLIEMRFPEKGTLLTPIFPAPTNARTFVILRLLGVLAGVLAKATGGRMPADQETIRYTGVYGDGADGTPYLMREILGGGSGGRWYADGEDTIHVVPDSRNIPVEFAESRWPFRVERLGLARDSGGPGLYRGGLGYDKHLRMLRDASFMSIADRSILSCWGVNDGRAGQPFVVEIEGREMEGLVDDSPVRAGEIIRVRTTGGGGWGSPLDRDPALVAADVRDGKVSAGGARDDYGVVLYGDPDDLRVDREATEARRAGLRALLPADPAARPFFDRGPGFPTLSGGLPYAEVDLR; encoded by the coding sequence ATGAGCGCGCAGCGAACCCGGCGCGGTGAGGGGTCGGCGACCACGGACGGGCGGCCGGTGAGCGTGGCCGACCCGGTGCTGGTGGAGATCGTCGAAGGGACGCTCGCGTCGGTGGAGATGGAGGTGGAGACGGCCATCGCCCGTACCGCCCGCTCACCCATGATCCGCGACGCGCACGACTTCCGTGCGGGCATCCACGACGTACGGCTGCGCAAGCTGACCGGCAGGTCCTACTCGGCGCTGGTCCAGCCGATCGTCAGGGACTTCCCGATCGGCGAGATGAAGCCCGGCGACGTGTTCTTCCACAACGACGTCTACCTGTCCGAGGGCGGCATCGGGCACCTGCCCGACCTGTGCGTGACGGTTCCGGTCTTCCACGACGGGCAGGTCGTCGCCTTCGTACAGGCGTTCGGCCACCACGACGACATCGGCGGGGCGGTACCGGGCTCCATGCCGAGCAACGCGCGCAGCGTGTTCGAGGAGGGACTGATGGTCCCGCCGATCAAGCTGTGGGACGAGGGCGTGCCCAACCGGGCGGCACTCACGATCATGACGCGCAACTCCCGGATGCCCGACTCCCTCGCCGGGGACCTGGACGCCGAGTGCTCGGCCTGCCTGATGGGCGCGCGGCGGCTGGGGGAGCTGTTCGACCGGTACGGGCGCGAGGCGGTCGAGGCGTGCTTCGACGCGATCATTTCCAACACCACCGAGACGTTCCGCAGGGAACTGCTGGCCAAGATCCCCGAGGGCACGCACGTGTGGGAGGACTACGCCGAACACGACGGCGTCGACGAGCCCCGCCTGCACACGCAGCGGATGACCCTCACCGTCGACCACTCCGCCGAGGTGCCGCTCGTCATCGACTTCACCGGCACCTCCCCGCAGGCCAAGGGCCCGATCAACCACGCGGGCGACTACGCCGACGGGGTGTTCCTGAAGAAGTGGCTGGCGCCGATCCTGCGGAACCTGGCCGACACCCCCGAGCGGATGGCCGAACTCGACGTCAACGAGGGTGTCGTGCCCCTCATCGAGATGCGGTTCCCCGAGAAGGGCACCCTGCTCACCCCCATCTTCCCCGCCCCCACCAACGCCCGCACGTTCGTGATCCTGCGCCTGCTGGGCGTGCTGGCGGGGGTGCTGGCCAAGGCGACCGGCGGCCGGATGCCCGCCGACCAGGAGACCATCCGCTACACCGGCGTCTACGGCGACGGCGCCGACGGCACCCCGTACCTGATGAGGGAGATTCTCGGCGGCGGCTCCGGCGGCCGGTGGTACGCCGACGGCGAGGACACCATCCACGTGGTGCCCGACTCGCGCAACATCCCGGTCGAGTTCGCCGAGTCCCGCTGGCCGTTCCGGGTCGAGCGGCTCGGCCTGGCCCGTGACTCCGGCGGCCCCGGCCTCTACCGGGGCGGCCTCGGCTACGACAAGCACCTGCGGATGCTCCGCGACGCCTCGTTCATGTCCATCGCCGACCGTTCGATCCTGTCGTGCTGGGGCGTGAACGACGGCCGGGCCGGACAGCCCTTCGTCGTGGAGATCGAGGGCAGGGAGATGGAGGGCCTGGTGGACGACTCGCCGGTCCGCGCCGGTGAGATCATCCGGGTGCGCACCACGGGCGGAGGCGGCTGGGGCTCCCCGCTGGACCGCGACCCCGCCCTGGTGGCCGCCGACGTCCGCGACGGCAAGGTCTCCGCCGGCGGCGCCCGCGACGACTACGGGGTCGTCCTGTACGGCGACCCCGACGACCTCCGGGTGGACCGCGAGGCCACCGAGGCCCGCCGCGCCGGCCTGCGTGCCCTCCTCCCGGCCGATCCGGCGGCCCGGCCCTTCTTCGACCGGGGTCCGGGCTTCCCGACCCTGTCGGGCGGCCTGCCGTACGCGGAGGTGGACCTCAGGTGA
- a CDS encoding LysR substrate-binding domain-containing protein — protein MDLSRHLRHFLVVAEELHFGHAAEVLGIAQPPLSQSIQRLERELGAELFDRSRRQIELTMAGRLLVGEARRFLAGEERLRAMMRQAGDGELGTLRVGVPPEIPAVTLHALLRHVGEETPGLHLELHELTTPEQLSRLTSARLDAGLVHHPVDVPGLRSGPVVEIPLGVVLPRTSPLALARPDPRPGSRPGPGPDPWPQSASGSGSQPESRSEAGSQPGSGSRAEAGSQSGAGSGVRSEPEPQPESRRPRSRPWEIALADLAGHDLVVFPRETSPAWYDRMLDTCRAGGFSPVRLQHARNPEFLLGLVLAGHGVAFEQEAIARREPRLVWRPLAGAPLRRGICVAWPERSAHPAAAGFAALAAEVLTRDAAAGTSRAAPETSPSSAPRPWSVVYTP, from the coding sequence GTGGACCTCTCCCGGCATCTGCGACACTTCCTCGTCGTCGCGGAAGAACTGCACTTCGGCCACGCCGCGGAAGTGCTGGGCATCGCGCAGCCGCCGCTCAGCCAGTCGATCCAGCGCCTGGAGCGCGAGCTCGGCGCCGAGCTGTTCGACCGCTCGCGCCGGCAGATCGAGCTCACGATGGCGGGCCGGCTCCTCGTCGGGGAGGCCAGGCGGTTCCTGGCCGGTGAGGAGCGCCTGCGGGCGATGATGCGCCAGGCCGGCGACGGTGAGCTGGGAACTCTCCGGGTCGGGGTCCCCCCGGAGATCCCGGCCGTGACGCTGCACGCCCTGCTGCGGCATGTCGGGGAGGAGACACCGGGACTGCACCTGGAGCTCCACGAACTCACCACTCCGGAACAGCTGAGCCGTCTCACCTCCGCCAGGCTCGACGCGGGTCTCGTGCACCACCCCGTCGACGTTCCCGGCCTGCGGTCCGGCCCCGTCGTGGAGATCCCGCTGGGCGTGGTGCTGCCACGTACCTCCCCGCTGGCACTGGCACGGCCGGACCCCCGACCGGGCTCGCGACCCGGGCCGGGGCCGGACCCGTGGCCACAGTCGGCCTCTGGATCCGGCTCTCAGCCGGAGTCGCGCTCGGAGGCCGGGTCTCAGCCGGGGTCGGGGTCCAGGGCTGAGGCCGGATCTCAGTCGGGGGCCGGGTCCGGGGTGCGGTCAGAGCCGGAGCCTCAGCCGGAGTCGCGGCGGCCGAGGTCACGGCCGTGGGAGATCGCGCTGGCCGACCTCGCCGGGCACGACCTCGTCGTCTTTCCCCGCGAGACCTCCCCGGCGTGGTACGACCGCATGCTCGATACCTGCCGTGCGGGGGGTTTCTCGCCCGTACGGCTTCAGCACGCCCGCAACCCGGAGTTCCTGCTGGGGCTCGTACTGGCGGGACACGGGGTGGCGTTCGAGCAGGAGGCGATAGCCCGCAGGGAGCCCCGCCTGGTCTGGCGCCCCCTGGCCGGTGCCCCCCTCCGGCGGGGGATCTGCGTCGCCTGGCCGGAGCGGTCGGCCCACCCCGCCGCCGCCGGGTTCGCCGCCCTGGCCGCCGAGGTCCTCACCCGGGACGCCGCGGCCGGGACATCGCGGGCGGCACCCGAGACGTCACCGTCGTCCGCGCCTCGTCCCTGGTCCGTCGTTTACACCCCCTAG
- a CDS encoding ABC transporter ATP-binding protein has translation MSALETEALGRRYRRTWALRDCSVTVPSGRVVALVGPNGAGKSTLLHLTVGLLAPTTGTVRVLGRPARESLERIAFMAQGKPLYTGFSVAEMLTFGRRLNPRWDDAAARGRLAELDIPLGRKVGGLSGGQRTQVALTVALAKRPDLLVLDEPLADLDPLARQDVMRGLMEAVAETGLTVLLSSHVVSELEGTCDWLMVVNGGRVQVSGDIDELVAGHRLLTGPAEGADALAARLPVISRGGTGRQATLLVRDDTPPLDPRWTARPVNLEETVLAYLRAPDLAALPRPALTSAR, from the coding sequence GTGAGCGCCCTGGAGACCGAGGCCCTGGGCAGGCGTTACCGGCGGACCTGGGCGCTGCGCGACTGCTCGGTGACGGTGCCGTCCGGGCGGGTGGTCGCGCTGGTCGGCCCCAATGGCGCGGGCAAGTCGACCCTGCTTCACCTGACCGTCGGCCTGCTCGCCCCGACCACGGGAACCGTGCGGGTCCTCGGCAGGCCCGCGCGCGAGAGCCTGGAGCGGATCGCGTTCATGGCGCAGGGCAAGCCGTTGTACACCGGCTTCAGCGTGGCCGAGATGCTCACGTTCGGGCGCAGGCTCAATCCCCGGTGGGACGACGCGGCGGCCAGGGGGCGGCTGGCGGAGCTGGACATCCCGCTCGGCCGCAAGGTCGGCGGGCTGTCGGGGGGGCAGCGGACGCAGGTGGCGCTCACCGTCGCGCTGGCCAAGCGCCCGGACCTGCTGGTGCTGGACGAGCCGCTGGCCGACCTCGACCCGCTGGCCCGCCAGGACGTGATGCGCGGCCTGATGGAGGCGGTCGCCGAGACGGGGCTGACCGTCCTGCTCTCCTCGCACGTGGTGTCGGAGCTGGAGGGGACCTGCGACTGGCTGATGGTGGTCAACGGGGGCCGGGTCCAGGTCAGCGGCGACATCGACGAACTGGTGGCCGGGCACCGCCTGCTGACCGGCCCCGCCGAGGGCGCCGACGCGCTCGCCGCCCGGCTGCCGGTGATCTCGCGGGGCGGGACCGGGCGGCAGGCCACCCTGCTCGTCCGGGACGACACTCCGCCGCTCGACCCGCGCTGGACCGCCCGCCCGGTGAACCTGGAGGAGACGGTGCTGGCCTATCTGCGCGCCCCGGACCTCGCGGCCCTCCCCCGCCCGGCCCTCACCTCCGCCCGCTGA
- a CDS encoding thymidine kinase has protein sequence MTELSALSPVPAGSRDGVLRFYFGPMDCGKSTLALQMNYNHGRRGRRGLVLTKHDRSGTPQLTSRIGLGSEAVEVVDDLDLVALVRAHEPIDYVICDEACFYTVAQIEQLADLTDGHGVDVYAFGLASDFRSRMFPAAQRLFELADEISRLQVEVLCWCGRPGRLNARVVGGRMVRTGEQVVIGDTGADPIRYQVLCRRHYRSGELGLPG, from the coding sequence GTGACCGAGTTGTCTGCCCTCTCCCCCGTTCCCGCCGGTTCCCGGGACGGAGTTCTGCGCTTCTACTTCGGCCCGATGGACTGCGGCAAGTCCACGCTGGCCCTGCAGATGAACTACAACCACGGCCGCCGGGGCAGGCGCGGCCTGGTGCTCACCAAGCACGACCGCTCGGGAACGCCGCAGCTCACCAGCCGGATCGGCCTGGGCAGCGAGGCCGTCGAGGTCGTCGACGATCTCGACCTGGTGGCCCTGGTCCGCGCGCACGAGCCCATCGACTACGTCATCTGCGACGAGGCGTGCTTCTACACGGTCGCCCAGATCGAGCAGCTCGCCGATCTCACCGACGGCCACGGCGTCGACGTCTACGCCTTCGGCCTCGCCTCGGACTTCCGCTCGCGGATGTTCCCCGCCGCCCAGCGGTTGTTCGAACTGGCCGACGAGATCAGCCGCCTGCAGGTCGAGGTCCTGTGCTGGTGCGGACGCCCCGGGCGCCTGAACGCCCGGGTGGTCGGCGGCAGGATGGTCCGTACGGGCGAGCAGGTCGTCATCGGCGACACGGGTGCCGACCCGATCCGCTACCAGGTCCTGTGCCGCCGCCACTACCGCTCCGGCGAGCTCGGCCTGCCCGGCTGA
- a CDS encoding DUF5999 family protein, whose amino-acid sequence MCQHMPACPPADARDHEAARLMISHPEQGWGLLCNGVVVFEDTGELLPDGRGIPAHRGPCGRPV is encoded by the coding sequence GTGTGTCAGCACATGCCCGCCTGTCCGCCCGCGGACGCCCGCGATCATGAGGCGGCTCGTCTCATGATCTCTCATCCCGAGCAGGGGTGGGGGCTGCTCTGCAACGGTGTGGTGGTCTTCGAGGACACCGGGGAACTCCTGCCCGACGGACGCGGTATTCCCGCCCATCGCGGCCCCTGCGGGAGGCCGGTATGA
- a CDS encoding cold-shock protein, translating into MATGTVKWFNAEKGFGFIEQDGGGADVFAHYSNIAAQGYRELQEGQKVSFDVTQGQKGPQAENIVPA; encoded by the coding sequence ATGGCGACTGGAACCGTTAAGTGGTTCAACGCTGAAAAGGGCTTCGGCTTCATCGAGCAGGACGGCGGCGGCGCCGACGTTTTCGCTCACTACTCCAACATCGCCGCCCAGGGCTACCGTGAGCTGCAGGAAGGCCAGAAGGTCTCCTTCGACGTCACGCAGGGCCAGAAGGGCCCGCAGGCGGAGAACATCGTTCCCGCCTAG
- a CDS encoding DsbA family oxidoreductase produces the protein MKVEIYSDVVCPWCYIGHTRFARAVERYRAKGGEVEVEFRPFQLAPDAKSNGELTLTWAAVKFGGAEQAAQMFGRVTGVAAEDGLVLDFDHSIQANTFDAHRLIRLAGEQGKGEEALYALFRAHFTDGLDVGSREVLAGLARELGVQADLNGEDGAVAVKEELAQARAIGVSSVPLFLFEGQFAVSGAQPEDTLLAALEEVAERTGQSPAARAVKAATNGGDACDDEGYCPV, from the coding sequence GTGAAGGTTGAAATTTACTCAGACGTCGTCTGCCCCTGGTGCTATATCGGCCACACCCGCTTCGCCCGCGCCGTGGAGCGCTACCGGGCCAAGGGCGGTGAGGTGGAGGTCGAGTTCAGGCCGTTCCAGCTCGCACCGGACGCGAAGTCCAACGGCGAGCTCACGCTCACCTGGGCCGCGGTGAAGTTCGGCGGGGCCGAGCAGGCCGCCCAGATGTTCGGGAGGGTGACCGGGGTCGCCGCCGAGGACGGCCTTGTGCTCGACTTCGATCACTCGATCCAGGCCAACACCTTTGACGCGCACCGCCTCATCCGGCTCGCCGGAGAGCAGGGCAAGGGGGAGGAGGCGCTCTACGCACTCTTTCGCGCCCACTTCACCGACGGCCTCGACGTCGGCTCCCGTGAGGTTCTCGCCGGGCTGGCCCGAGAGCTCGGCGTACAGGCCGATCTGAACGGGGAGGACGGCGCGGTGGCGGTGAAGGAGGAACTGGCCCAGGCCCGCGCCATCGGCGTCAGCTCGGTGCCGCTGTTCCTTTTCGAGGGCCAGTTCGCCGTCTCCGGAGCCCAGCCCGAGGACACCCTGCTCGCCGCCCTCGAAGAGGTCGCCGAGCGCACCGGCCAGTCGCCGGCCGCCAGGGCCGTCAAGGCCGCCACGAACGGCGGAGACGCCTGCGACGACGAGGGGTACTGCCCCGTCTGA